Genomic DNA from Modestobacter versicolor:
GACGGGGCGGCGACGATCGTGGACGACCCGGCGGTGGTCGCGGACCTGGCCGCCCGCTGGGCCGCGGACGGCTGGCCGGCCAGCGTCGACGCGTCGGGCACCGCGCTGACCGCGGAGTTCAGCGCACCCTCGGCCGGTCTGCCGCCGTGGCGGGTCTACCGGCTCGAGGTCCGGCAGGCCACCGCGCTGCTCACCGTGGACCCCGGCGGGGCCACCCGCTGGCGGTTCTGAGGCGGCGGGACGTGGCCGCGGTGCGGCGACTGCCGCGCACCCGCCGCCGGGCACCGGTGACGTGCGTCCGGCCGGGTGGTGGCCCGTGCACCGCCGTGCCCCGGCCGGCCGAGCGCGATGCCCGGTCCCCCTGCCCGACGTGCGGCTGCGTGCGCTGACCGTCGGCCGGCACAGGCGATCGGCAGGTCTCTCTCGCTCGGGTGGACGCCTCACACCGACGTGGTGCGAGGCTGCGGTCCGTGGCGATCGACGTCGAATCCGTTCCCACCCGGTGTGGACCGTCACCCTCGACGGCCGCGAGTGGGAACTCGGCCGCCGGTGGAGCCGCCCCCACCCTCCCGACTGAACGCTCACCGACGGCAGCCACTGCAGTCGGCTACAAGTCGTACCGGGTCAGAAGGGCGGCGGCTCGTCCACCACGACGTCGGCTGGTGGCCGATCGGGTGGACCGTCACCGTCGCGGGGCAGGTCGTCGTCGGCTCCGAACCTCGGCGGGTGGGTGGTCGCGACGATCCCGCCGGGCGTCGTCCACTGCAGCCCGCCGTCGGCGAGACCACGCAGCCGCCAGCCCGGCGCCTGGTGGCTCAGCCGGTGGTGGTGCCGGCACAGGCAGCACAGGTTGTCGGAGCTGGTCGACCCTCGCGGCCAGGGGATCCGGTGATCGAGGTCGCAGCGCGTCGCCCGGGCCCGGCAGCCGGGGAACCGGCACCGCCGGTCGCGCAGCCGGACGAAGCGGTCGAGCTCGCGTCCCGGTCGGTAGCCCGGCGAGTCGCCTGGCGGACCGAGGGCGCCGCCGTGGCGGAGCCCGGTCGCGTCGGTCAGCGCGACCAGCTGACCGCTGAGCTCGTCGACCAGCGCCACGTGCGGACGGTGGCCGAGCGACGAGCCGGCGACGGTGCGCGAGCGGAGCAGTGCGGCGACGGCCTCGACCGTCCCCGGGTCGGCCGGCTCCCCGTGGACCACGCGGTCGACGTCCGACCGCGCCTCAGCTGTCCCGTCCGCCGGGAGCAGGCCGAGGGCGATCGCCAGCTGCCGCACCATCTCGGCAGGCACCACGTTCCCGTCGACCTCGCCCGGCTCGTCGGAGCCGAGCAGCGTCTCCACCGCGGCCACCAGGGTCAGCCGCGCCTGCACGGGTGGCATCCCGTGCTCACCCGGCCGGAGCACCAGGTCGACCAGGCAGTCGACCATCCGCTGGGCCGTGGTGCGCTCGTCGCCATCGCTGGCGGCGGCGTCGGCGTACTGCCGGAGGGCGTCCTGCACGGCGCGCGCGACCGGGACCGGCAGCACCGCGGAGAGGGTCGCCATGCCGTCCTCGCCCGGGTACACGGTGACCCGGCGCTCGCGGACGGCCTGCGCCGCGCGGGCGAGCAGGGCCGCGGCGTCCAGCCGCTGCACCACCCGGCGGGCGGCGACCCGCAGCTGGCTGTGCGTCTTGCCGTC
This window encodes:
- a CDS encoding HNH endonuclease signature motif containing protein, translating into MFGRVAELTRDRESVLEEQLRVLVDELVLELSDQYADHRAAPAEPLLPGAAELERLLVEGGGLLDRAVAADRLAARAAADRAEALAGFARSRPVSMDRPDTEVGAAAAQSRAARPAALTAVSEWAVDEVAVALSLTSAAASELLADSVLLVERLPATLAALRAGRISWRHARVMTDVVARLPEALRPVAEERLLARVDGKTHSQLRVAARRVVQRLDAAALLARAAQAVRERRVTVYPGEDGMATLSAVLPVPVARAVQDALRQYADAAASDGDERTTAQRMVDCLVDLVLRPGEHGMPPVQARLTLVAAVETLLGSDEPGEVDGNVVPAEMVRQLAIALGLLPADGTAEARSDVDRVVHGEPADPGTVEAVAALLRSRTVAGSSLGHRPHVALVDELSGQLVALTDATGLRHGGALGPPGDSPGYRPGRELDRFVRLRDRRCRFPGCRARATRCDLDHRIPWPRGSTSSDNLCCLCRHHHRLSHQAPGWRLRGLADGGLQWTTPGGIVATTHPPRFGADDDLPRDGDGPPDRPPADVVVDEPPPF